Proteins from one Malaya genurostris strain Urasoe2022 chromosome 2, Malgen_1.1, whole genome shotgun sequence genomic window:
- the LOC131432611 gene encoding uncharacterized protein LOC131432611, whose amino-acid sequence MDDLQSTRSNSCIEQNNNNVDGSEGAVAISNSPDLDEVEPINELDFVSLWSEEEFDRDPHRALFYDAYRSTPITPELDDSTENAENGPGERKPLSLMDDWELWDYMDEETLKERLKNHPELLEQITRKRKRKAMFDDDDKDDDDLCSVMERHAKVTKFSEHTKVY is encoded by the exons AT GGATGACCTTCAATCAACGCGTAGCAACAGCTGCATAGAGCAAAATAACAATAATGTCGATGGTAGCGAAGGAGCTGTTGCAATCTCTAATTCTCCAGATCTTGACGAGGTAGAGCCAATCAATGAGTTGGATTTTGTGTCGCTCTGGTCTGAGGAAGAGTTTGATCGTGATCCACACCGGGCACTTTTCTATGATGCCTATCGCTCTACACCAATAACACCCGAATTGGACGACTCAACGGAAAATGCTGAAAACGGGCCTGGTGAACGAAAGCCTCTATCCTTAATGGACGATTGGGAGTTGTGGGATTATATGGATGAGGAAACGTTGAAAGAGCGTTTGAAAAATCACCCGGAGTTGCTGGAACAAATCACTCGCAAACGGAAACGAAAAGCGATGTTCGACGACGACGATAAGGACGACGATGACCTGTGCTCGGTGATGGAAAGGCATGCAAAGGTTACGAAATTTAGTGAACACACCAAGGTGTACTAA